One genomic region from Salvia hispanica cultivar TCC Black 2014 chromosome 2, UniMelb_Shisp_WGS_1.0, whole genome shotgun sequence encodes:
- the LOC125207085 gene encoding anthocyanidin 3-O-glucosyltransferase 2-like, which produces MSADAKTTLVFIPFPVMSHLVSAVDTAKLLADRNDRLSITILLMKLPMDTKISSYTNNSPHPRINFLHLQENNSITSGLIGAKNHTLLFLESQKGLARDAVVEMMESQKGRLAGFVLDMFCTPMIDVANELCAPAYIFFPSGSAPLGLMLHLQSLRDDHGKNLKEYEDSDVEISIPTYVNPVPAKVWPARVFDKETGFLDFIRRYRESRGIIVNTFLEFEHHAISSLSADPRIPPVYPLGPMIQGGGEETDENKRKREEIIAWLDEQPHSSVVFLCFGTNGSFEGDQVKEIATALEQSGVRFLWSLRKPPPEGTIEFPGEYEDPEQVLPEGFLRTTNGIGKVIGWAPQMAVLSHPAVGVFVSHCGWNSILESVWCGVPVAAWPLFAEQQANAFQLVKEYEMAVEIKIDYRKDSGVIVSAGTIESAIRQLMDPENKIRLKVKELHDKSRVALVEGGSSYNFLGRLLDNVMDNTH; this is translated from the coding sequence ATGTCTGCAGATGCCAAAACAACCTTGGTGTTCATTCCATTCCCTGTAATGAGCCACCTGGTGTCAGCAGTTGACACTGCCAAGCTCCTCGCCGATCGAAACGACCGCCTCTCCATCACCATCCTACTTATGAAACTTCCCATGGACACCAAGATCAGTTCCTACACTAACAATTCGCCCCACCCTCGGATCAACTTCCTACACCTGCAAGAAAACAATTCCATCACATCAGGGTTGATCGGAGCCAAGAACCATACGCTTCTGTTCTTGGAGAGCCAGAAGGGTCTGGCCAGAGATGCAGTGGTGGAGATGATGGAGAGCCAGAAAGGGAGACTTGCTGGTTTCGTGCTCGACATGTTCTGCACTCCCATGATTGATGTGGCTAATGAGCTCTGCGCCCCGGCTTACATCTTCTTCCCCAGTGGATCAGCTCCTCTTGGGCTTATGTTGCACCTCCAGAGCTTGAGAGATGATCATGGCAAAAACTTGAAAGAGTACGAGGATTCCGATGTGGAGATCTCTATTCCGACTTATGTTAATCCAGTACCTGCAAAAGTGTGGCCTGCTAGAGTATTCGACAAGGAGACTGGTTTTCTAGATTTTATCAGAAGATACAGAGAGAGCAGAGGGATCATCGTCAACACCTTTCTTGAATTCGAGCACCACGCAATTAGCTCGCTCTCTGCTGATCCCAGAATTCCACCTGTTTATCCATTAGGGCCGATGATTCAAGGGGGAGGTGAAGAAACTGATGAGAACAAGAGGAAGCGTGAGGAGATCATCGCGTGGCTGGACGAGCAGCCCCATTCATCAGTCGTGTTTCTCTGCTTTGGCACCAATGGAAGTTTTGAGGGCGATCAGGTGAAGGAAATTGCTACTGCGCTGGAGCAGAGTGGAGTCCGGTTTCTGTGGTCGTTGAGAAAGCCACCTCCTGAAGGTACAATTGAGTTTCCAGGGGAATATGAGGACCCTGAACAAGTATTGCCTGAAGGGTTCCTCAGAACTACTAATGGAATCGGGAAGGTGATCGGGTGGGCACCCCAGATGGCTGTGCTGTCTCACCCTGCTGTGGGAGTATTTGTGTCGCACTGTGGGTGGAACTCGATTCTGGAAAGTGTGTGGTGCGGAGTGCCTGTAGCAGCATGGCCGCTGTTTGCAGAGCAGCAGGCCAATGCATTCCAGCTAGTCAAAGAGTATGAAATGGCCGTTGAGATCAAGATTGACTACAGGAAGGATAGTGGTGTGATTGTGTCTGCAGGAACGATAGAGAGTGCAATTAGGCAGCTGATGGACCCAGAAAA
- the LOC125204099 gene encoding anthocyanidin 3-O-glucosyltransferase 2-like, giving the protein MTADAKATLVFIPFPIMSHLVSAVDTAKLLADRDDRLSITILLMKLPVDTKISSYTNNSPHPRINFLHLQENKSVTSGLIGAKNRTLLFVESQKGLARDAVAEMMESQKGRLAGFVLDMFCTPMIDVANELGAPAYIFFPSGSAFLGLVLHLQSLSDDHGKNLKEYEDSDVEICIPTYVNPVPAKVWPAKVFDKETGFLDFVRRYRESRGIIVNTFLELEHHAISSLSADARIPPVYPLGPMIQGGGEETDENKRRREEITAWLDKQPHSSVVFLCFGTNGSFEGDQVKEIATALEQSGVRFLWSLRKPPPEGTIEFPGEYEDPEQVLPEGFLRNTNGIGKVIGWAPQLAVLSHPAVGGFVSHCGWNSTLESVWCGVPVAAWPLYAEQQTNAFLLVKEFEMAVEIKIDYRKESNVIVGAGTIESAIRQLMDPENKIRLKVKELHNKSRLALEEGGSSYNFLGHLIENVMDNTH; this is encoded by the coding sequence ATGACTGCAGATGCCAAAGCAACCTTGGTGTTCATTCCATTCCCTATAATGAGCCACCTGGTGTCAGCAGTAGACACTGCGAAGCTCCTCGCCGATCGAGACGACCGCCTCTCCATTACCATCCTACTTATGAAGCTTCCCGTGGACACCAAGATCAGTTCATACACTAACAATTCTCCCCACCCACGGATCAACTTCCTACACCTGCAAGAAAACAAGTCTGTCACATCAGGGTTGATCGGAGCCAAGAACCGGACGCTTCTGTTCGTGGAGAGCCAGAAGGGTCTGGCCAGAGATGCAGTGGCGGAGATGATGGAGAGCCAGAAAGGGAGACTTGCTGGTTTCGTGCTCGACATGTTCTGCACTCCCATGATTGATGTGGCTAATGAGCTCGGTGCCCCAGCTTACATCTTCTTCCCCAGTGGATCAGCTTTTCTTGGGCTTGTGTTGCACCTCCAGAGCTTGAGCGACGATCATGGCAAAAACTTGAAAGAGTACGAGGATTCAGATGTGGAGATCTGCATTCCGACTTATGTTAATCCAGTACCTGCAAAAGTGTGGCCTGCTAAAGTATTCGACAAGGAGACTGGTTTTCTAGATTTTGTCAGAAGGTACAGAGAGAGCAGAGGGATCATCGTCAACACCTTTCTTGAACTCGAGCACCACGCAATTAGCTCGCTCTCTGCTGATGCCAGAATTCCACCAGTTTATCCATTAGGGCCGATGATTCAAGGGGGAGGTGAAGAAACTGATGAGAACAAGAGGAGGCGTGAGGAGATCACTGCATGGCTGGACAAACAGCCCCATTCATCAGTTGTGTTCCTCTGCTTTGGCACCAACGGAAGTTTTGAGGGCGATCAGGTGAAGGAAATTGCTACTGCGCTGGAGCAGAGTGGAGTCCGGTTTCTGTGGTCATTGAGAAAGCCACCTCCTGAAGGTACAATTGAGTTTCCAGGGGAATATGAGGACCCTGAACAAGTACTGCCAGAAGGGTTCCTCAGAAATACTAATGGAATCGGGAAGGTGATCGGGTGGGCCCCCCAGTTGGCTGTGCTGTCTCACCCTGCTGTGGGAGGATTTGTGTCGCACTGTGGATGGAACTCGACTCTGGAAAGTGTGTGGTGTGGAGTGCCTGTGGCAGCATGGCCGCTGTATGCAGAGCAGCAGACCAATGCATTCCTGCTAGTCAAAGAGTTCGAAATGGCGGTTGAGATCAAAATTGATTACAGGAAGGAAAGTAATGTTATTGTGGGTGCAGGAACGATAGAGAGTGCAATTAGGCAGCTAATGGACCCGGAGAACAAGATCCGACTTAAAGTGAAAGAGCTGCACAACAAGAGTAGACTGGCCCTTGAAGAAGGAGGCTCGTCCTATAACTTCTTAGGTCATCTGATAGAAAATGTCATGGATAATACTCATTGA